One segment of Peromyscus leucopus breed LL Stock chromosome 5, UCI_PerLeu_2.1, whole genome shotgun sequence DNA contains the following:
- the LOC119087952 gene encoding uncharacterized protein LOC119087952, whose product MEAEFPWTGLCDLPPACREMGSRLSISTIVDAMCCLDHMAEETLGLRGTNRLNDALAKNTMFNKRKSGGTILGEIWHVPKTYSFKSPAGSPSLPPTLRRGGSQAALPTLVASEDHKGQDMNEERYSKISSRSSSPDLYKLLDLSWPGNSAPRFQAVQACNINKNFEETESTTCSGDSDTSEDDLSYMEDITSTSAPQDDGVEAEIEETGNSTMLSHASLSALFFLEDTHCQQIPGPQDDAEVTNSFSTSRDLKEIDLQPSERTHDAVDSVDSPQNENTEYENSKGIILEESPPSFSKDQPQKVATASKKKQRRGWKGVRRQISHLTSSLFCCLLPPKTGDTTPT is encoded by the coding sequence ATGGAGGCAGAATTTCCATGGACCGGTCTCTGTGATTTACCACCAGCATGCAGAGAAATGGGATCCAGGCTGTCCATCTCTACCATTGTAGATGCTATGTGTTGCTTAGACCACATGGCTGAAGAAACCCTGGGACTCAGAGGAACAAACAGGCTTAATGATGCCCTGGCAAAAAACACTATGTTCAACAAGAGAAAAAGTGGTGGTACCATCCTTGGTGAAATATGGCATGTTCCAAAGACCTATTCGTTCAAGAGTCCTGCAGGtagccccagcctccctcccaccctaAGGAGGGGAGGAAGTCAAGCTGCCTTGCCCACACTGGTGGCATCTGAAGACCACAAAGGGCAAGACATGAATGAAGAGAGATATAGCAAGATCTCCTCTAGGTCCAGCTCTCCAGATTTATACAAGCTGCTGGATCTCAGCTGGCCTGGGAATTCTGCCCCACGCTTTCAGGCCGTGCAGGCCTGTAACATCAATAAGAATTTTGAGGAGACAGAGAGCACGACCTGTTCTGGTGACAGTGACACATCCGAGGACGACCTCTCCTACATGGAGGACATCACTTCTACCTCAGCCCCACAGGATGACGGTGTGGAGGCTGAGATTGAGGAGACTGGCAACAGCACCATGCTCAGTCACGCATCCCTCAGTGCATTGTTCTTCCTGGAAGATACCCACTGTCAACAGATCCCAGGACCTCAGGATGATGCTGAGGTTACCAATAGCTTCAGCACATCTAGAGACCTGAAGGAAATTGACCTACAGCCCAGTGAGAGAACACATGATGCTGTGGACTCTGTGGATTCTCCCCAGAATGAGAACACTGAATATGAAAACAGCAAGGGAATAATCCTTGAGGAGTCACCACCCAGCTTTAGCAAGGACCAGCCCCAGAAGGTAGCCACAGCCTccaagaagaagcaaagaaggGGCTGGAAAGGGGTGAGGAGGCAGATTAGTCACCTGACTTCCAGTTTATTCTGTTGCCTCCTCCCCCCAAAGACAGGAGACACAACCCCCACGTAA
- the LOC114685776 gene encoding isopentenyl-diphosphate delta-isomerase 2-like, whose amino-acid sequence MKLYVSISCQITDMSDATVDWIDGHQLQRLDQMLIVVDENDKVIGADTKRNCHQNENIEKGLLHRAFSVVLFNSEKKVLIQRRADTKLTFPGHFTDSFSSHPLSNPEELEEKDALGVRRAALRRLQAELGIPEDQVSLEDIVFMTRYHYKAKSDVVWGEHEVCYLLLIRKDVTISADPSEISSFDYLTREELEGLLERGARSEVKVTPWLRIIAEKFLYGWWPYLDEVTQFVSLFDKQLSLGIDLQGAMSEQLKNYGGFWLAAIGPWLRDLTRNHCEEGEWPTHGRHLLGLDLVLKLQ is encoded by the exons ATGAAACTGTATGTGTCCATTTCATGTCAGATCACAGACATGTCTGATGCCACTGTTGACTGGATTGATGGACACCAGCTACAGCGTTTAGATCAAATGCTGATTGTTGTTGATGAAAATGACAAGGTCATTGGTGCAGACACCAAGAGGAATTGTCATCAGAATGAAAACATCGAGAAAG GGCTGCTCCACCGAGCCTTCAGTGTTGTTCTGTTTAACTCAGAGAAGAAGGTTCTGATTCAGCGCCGAGCAGACACGAAACTTACTTTCCCGG GGCACTTTACTGACTCCTTTTCCAGCCATCCACTAAGTAATCCTGAAGAATTGGAAGAGAAAGATGCCTTGGGTGTGAGGAGGGCAGCCCTGAGACGTCTGCAGGCTGAGCTGGGCATCCCCGAGGACCAG GTTTCTCTAGAGGACATCGTGTTTATGACAAGATATCATTATAAGGCGAAATCAGATGTGGTCTGGGGAGAACATGAAGTCTGTTACCTTCTGCTTATCAGGAAGGATGTCACTATCAGCGCAGATCCCAGTGAAATCAGCAGCTTTGACTACCTGACCCGGGAGGAACTGGAAGGGCTCCTGGAGAGAGGGGCCCGGAGCGAAGTGAAAGTCACTCCCTGGCTGAGAATCATTGCGGAGAAGTTCCTGTACGGGTGGTGGCCTTACTTGGATGAAGTGACCCAGTTT GTCTCCTTGTTTGACAAGCAG TTGAGTCTTGGCATTGATTTGCAAGGAGCCATGAGCGAACAACTCAAGAACTATGGTGGCTTTTGGCTAGCTGCGATTGGTCCATGGCTCCGTGACCTCACAAGGAACCATTGTGAGGAAGGAGAGTGGCCCACCCATGGAAGGCACCTGCTGGGCCTGGATCTTGTCCTTAAGCTGCAGTGA